The Candidatus Bathyarchaeota archaeon genome contains the following window.
CATACATCATCACTACAAGGCTCCTCATAGAATCCTCCTACGAGATAACGATGCTCAAAGCGCTAGGCGCAAAGAGAAACCAGACATTCGCCCTAATCCTAGCATACACAACGCTTACATCAGCAATCAGCGCCCTTCTGGGAATATCATTAGGCACGGCTGGAACCCAGATCGCCTCAACAGTGCTCAGATGGGTTTGGATAAGCATCGACATCAACCCATTCATAGAGATAAGCCAAGCCGCACAAACCCTTATACTCGTCCTTGTCTCAGCAACTCTTGGATCCGCATACCCAGCCATTAAATGCTCCAGGACAAGATACGCGGAGCACCAGCTATGAAACAGGACAATAAGAAAGTCAACCTATAACAGGAGAGAAACTAACCAGGATGGAGAAAGACGGCTGATGAGACTACTTGGCTTCAACTACTTGAAAATACAACGCATATTAACCCTAACAATAGCGATAACTCTCTCATCAACACTCTTCTCCCTAACAGCTCTCAGCCTTCTCGGATTCTATAAAGGCTTCAGCCTCTACCTAGGCGAGGACGAGAACATCATCGCCCTCTACGATCGGAAAAGCCGAACCCCCTTCACAGGCCTCGTCCCACTATACCTAGCGGAGAGAATAAGCGTCCTTGAGGGTGTTATTGCCATCAGCCCGGAGACAGCGGTCCCATGTATACTAAATAATGAACAGGTATTCCTACGTGGAGTGATACCAGAAGAATTCACCAAGCTGAATCAGATAACGATTATAGATGGCGAAATGCTGCGAATGGATGATATAAGCGCGGTCATGCTCGGCATGAATATAGCCGAAAAGCTCGACTTGAGAGCGGGCTCAAGCATCCTAATCCTAGGCGTCCTAAAAGAGCAGTATCTAGAAATGAGAATAAAGGGGGTATTCGCCTCAAACTCAGTAATGGACGACGAAGTCATAGCGCCCCTATACGTTGGGCAATGGCTGAGAGGAACAGACTACGGCCATGTAACACTCATCAGATTCAAGATTGACAGGAATCTCATAAGCGCCTCAGAGATCTTCGAGATGATAGCGAGAGAAACGGGGGACACAAGCCAGCCGCCACCTGCAAGCCAAGAACCCCAAACACCTATAATCATCCCAAGAATCATAACGAGGTTCAGGATAGAGGACCTGGGAATAGAAGAAGCGAAAAACGTAATGAAGAATTATATGGAACGATACGGGATCACGAGGGAGGCCCTTCTCACCCTATCCGTGATGATCTTTATTCTCTCAAGCTCCAGCATATTCTCGGCGGCAGAAACGATACTGCAACAGCATAAGAAGGAAGTGGAGGTCATAAGATCAGTCGGAGCCTCAAAGAAGACCCTAAAGCATGATCTCCTGGCAAAGCTGCTAATCTGGGCGGCCTTCGGATCGACCGCCGGAACAGCCGCCGCCATAACTATCCTAAAAGTCGCCGAGACTATAAGTAAACTACAGATCTTATCCCACACCATAACCTTCAGCACTGACCCCCTCATAATCTCCACAAGCATAGCGCTCACGGCCATGATTGTCTCGATAAGCATCCTAAGAGCTGATCTTAAATGAAGAAAATTCCGCAGATACTCATCCCACTCTCAATAGCCATACTACTAAGGCTTTACCCAACAATATCAAGTGGACAGCCATTCTCCGTAGACGCATGGTCCCCAATAAGAAACAGCGAACTTCTAATAGAACACTCACCCATCAGCCTAGGCGAAGACAAAATATTTGACGGCTACAACAACTACTGGCCAGCAGTAAGCATCTTCGGAGCCCTTCTCGCCAACACAGTTGATGCCAAGCCTAAAGAGACTATGGCCGTCGCCGTCCCACTAACAGCATCCCTAACAGTCATCATCCTATACGCCCTGCTCAGCCGCGCCCTATCAAGTCCCAAGCCGGCATTATTCGCGTCAACCCTCCTCGCCTCAGCCTTTCCATACAGCCTCTTCACAGCAGGGGTGACGAAGGAAACATACGCGAGCCCGCTCTATCTCCTCCTCATCCTCACCCCCATCCTATATAAATGCGACTGGAGGCAGATAATCATCCTTACAATATCATCAATGGGACTAGTCCTATCTCATCATCTAACAGCCCTTATAGCCGCAGCGAGCCTAGGAGGCATGACCCTAGCCAGCCTAATAGTAGGGATTGAAGGAAGACCAGGTCGCGAGTGGACAGTGATCCTCCCATTTCTAATCCTAACCACAGTAGGAGGCATCTACTTCGCAAGCTTCGCATATAGGGGGCTAAAGGTAACATTAACCATAAATGATCTACTCTCCGCAGCCTCATACCAGACAATCGCCTTCGCCATAACCCTCTACTTTGCAACCAGAACGAAGAGAAAACACTCCATAAGAACGGTGCTCTCATCTTCCACCCTAGCATTAACGGGTTTACTCTTCATGTTACTCTGCACAGTTAAGCCAATCACACCTGATGCTCCAACACTTCCACTCCACTATGCTCTGCACGCCGCACCCTACATTCTCCCCTCGCCACTCATCATATTAGGATTCCAAGAAGCGAGGGGAAAGGAGAATTTCCCCCTACTCTTCTGGCTTGCTTGCATACTCGGCCTCGAAGCCTACGCAATATTTGGAAACCCGCCCGTAGGGCTAACCCTAATATACAGGACACTTAACTTCCTATGCGCCCCATTAGCGGTCTTCACCGCAATTGGCCTCCACGCGTTATTCCCTGAAAAAGAGGGGTTCAACCGCAGGCATCATATTAATCTCGCGGCTGCAGGCTGCCTCCTACTCCTCACAGCCCTAAACTCTTATGGCGTATATGCAGCTGTAAACCTTCAGGAAAGATTCTTAGGATACTTCTGGTTATATACTGGTCAAGAGTACGAAGCGGCAGAATGGATCTCCAAGGCGGTTGGCAGCCAACGAATAGCAGGAGACGTTAAAGTCTTGTACCTTCTCAAGGGCTACTTCAACAAAGACGTAGATGTCACTCAGGGACTCCTATACCTAACTGGAGGATCATCCGCAAAACCGAGGATCCTATTCACATATAATCGGATGCTGAATAATGGATACGTTGTATACCAAGGGCTCAGCGCAAACCTTCCTGCAGAATGGACCGTGAAGGCCTCATACATGAGCCAAGTGTACTGTAACGGTGAAGTGAAGATATTCAGTAGCTGAGGCGTAACATGGAATTGATCGAGATAATGGACCTGTGGAAGTCATACGGTGAAAACGTGATCCTGAGAGGTCTAAACCTAACCGTAAGAGAAGGCGAGTTCATAGCTGTTAGAGGAAAATCGGGCGTAGGAAAAACAACATTACTAAAGATCATAGGTCTACTTGAAGATCCAGACAGAGGCGAAGTCAAGGTTCTAGGTCAAAAGGCGAATGGACTAAGCGACGATGAAAAATCAAAGATAAGACTAAACAGCATAGGATTCGTCTTCCAATTCTTCAATCTAATACCCTCCCTAACGGTGCTTGAAAACATAGAGCTCCCACTAGCTCTAGCAGGCAAAGGGAAAAATGAGAGGAGGAGAAGAGCCTACCAACTATTAAAGCACTTCAGCCTAACAGATCTGGCGGAGAGATTTCCAGAAACCCTAAGCGGAGGAGAAAGGCAGCGGATAGCCATAATAAGGGCGCTTGCAAATAGTCCAAGAATAATCCTGGCTGACGAGCCCACATCAAGCCTAGACGACGATAACTCCCAGCTCGTAACCAACCTATTGACAGACATAAACAGGACGGAGAAGGTTACAATAATCCTTACGACGACAGACCTTTATGAAAAGTTGCCAGTTCACAGGGATTACATTCTCCGGGAAGGGCGCCTAGCGGGGGCCTTTTAATGTCCAAAAATATTCCCGAACAGAACCGTATTGACAGGAGCCAGAAATGGGGAATCATCTTCGCAGCGTCAATACTCTTCATCATAACCATCATCTGCCTCGCCTTCAGCAGACTGGTAGACGACTACCTCTTATGGCTATGCTTAGAAAAGGGGACGCTGAAAATATACTGGCAAAGAAGACCCATCATATGGGCTCAGATACCTATAAGCCCAAAGTATCCCCTATGGATACCACTACTGCCCTTTGCAGCCGGGCTTGCTGACGTTCTTTGGGCGCATAAGCGGATAAGCTATGAGATCCGCATAAGGGGTAAGAGGATCCACCATTATCAGATCGGGATGGCATCAACCTTGGTCGGCATCATTCTCGCCGCAGTCACGATAACTTCAAGTGCACCATCGGTTATATGGTTGGATTGGAAAAGGACCAGCGTCGCCGAAATACTCCAAGGATTATCTGTCATAATGGTAACCGGAGGAATCTTACTAACACTTCTCGACGCCGAAGATCTGGCAGAGAGAATGAGAAGAATAAAAAAAGGCTTAGAGAAGATTCACAACAGTAAGAGGTATTGGAAAGTCGTAATAAGTGGGTTACGGCACACTTCGCCCCGACAACACGAGAAAATTGAGAAATTTATGGAAGTGGCAAACTGGATGGAGACAAAGGAGATCATTGCGCCCAAGTCCTATGATGTCGTCGGCGACATAGCCATTATAAGATTACCGGACCACCTGAGAGAACAGGCGGGGAAGGCGGCCCAAGCCATAATGCAGCTGAATAAGCATATACGGACAGTTCTCCTTCAGGTAGGTCCAGTCTCAGGCGAGCTACGCCTAAGAAAACTTACTCCAATCCTAGGCGAGAACAAGACTGAGACTACCCATAAAGAGTCGGGCTGCACCTTCAAGGTTGACCTGGAAAAATGCTACTTTTCACCAAGACTCTCTTTCGAGAGAATGAGAGTTGCCTCACAGGTAAAGCCTGGCGAAGTCATAGTTAACATGTTCGCCGGCGTCGGATGCTTCTCGATAGTAATCGGCAAACACTCCAAAGCGGAGAAGATCTACTCCATAGACATCAACCCCGACGCCATCAGGTACGCCGATGAAAACGTGAGACTAAACCGTCTTCAGGGAATCGTCGAAGTTCTTGAAGGAGACTCAAAAACCATTATAGAGGAGAGACTGAGAGAAATAGCAGACCGGGTTCTCATGCCCCTACCGGAAAGAGCCTACGAATACCTAGAATACGGCATCCTAGCGCTAAAACCGCAAAAGACCGGGATCATACATTACTATGATTTTATGCATGCCCACAAACATGAAGACCCAGTCGAGAAAACCGTGACCAAGATTTCATCTAAGCTAGAAAATTTAGGGGTTGACTTCAACGTTGCTTATGGAAGGGTTGTAAGGGCTGTGGGACCCAGATGGTATCAGGTGGTTCTAGACATTGAGATCAATAAAAAGCATTAATAATTAAGAAGGCAGATTTATTAATAAAACGTGAGAGGGTTGCAGTGAACATGAAGAAGCGTCTAATGGATATTCTCGCATGCCCAATTGACAAGTATTACCCCTTAGAACTATACATATTTGAGGAGAAAGAAGAGATAATAGAAGGGATGATCGTCTGCCCAAAGTGCCTAAGATGGTACCCGATTAGGGAAGAGATCCCTGAGATGCTTCCCGATGAACTACGGGAGAAGAAAGAGGATCTTCCATTCCTAAAGAAGTGGCGGGAAAAAATTCCGGAAAGGATACTACTAGAAGGCAAACCATTCAATCTGAAAGGGGAACCTGCAGAGTAACTTTTTCAGGCAAACATTTATGCTAACTTTATCATACGTTCTTTCGCAGCTGATCTAAGCGCCGCTTCAGCTATTTGCAGGGCCTTTAAGCCATCTAAGCCGGTGACCATCGTCTCATTACCCTCTAAGATGGACTGGACGAAGTGCTTTAATTCAATCTTGAGAGGCTCCTCCCACTCATACCTCGGTGTCAACGTCTGCCCTAAAGTCTCAATAGTCATCTCCTGCGTTATATAGTCCAGGGATATTATCGCCTCGCTTCCCGTCACTGTGAGCCTTCTTACCTTGTAGGGCGTAAGCCAATTCGCCTCAATAAAGGCGGATTTCCCGTTCGGGAAGGCGAGCATTATCTGAGCATAGTCCTCGAACCTTTCATGCCTGAGATTTCCAGTTCTAGCGAATACCGCAATGGGCTCCTCTCCGAAAATATAACGGACAATATCTATGTCATGTATGGCTGTATCCTTAACAACCCCAACATCTCCTATTCTTTCCGGCCATCTTGAAACTCGCCTAACAGTAACCGAGACAGGTAAACCAATCTCCCCATCATCTATCGCCTGCTTCAATCTTCGGACAGCCGGATTAAACCTTTCTATGAAGCCTACCATGAGGCGAAGATTACGGGACTTCGCCATCTCCACAATCTTCTTTGCCTCCCTCACGGAGCTTGCCATGGGCTTCTCAACAAGCACATGCTTCCCCATCCTCAGCGCCTTCATAGCCTCTTCGGCAAGCCTCGTCGACCATACACATAGGTTAACCGCCTCTACATGCTCCCTTCTATACATCTCCATACTTTCAACATAGGCTTTAATGCCATACTTCTCCGCCGCCGCTTTAGCCCTCTGCTCATCAAGATCGCAGACCGCAACTAACTCTGCTTCTGGAAGCTCACTGAGGACTCTAAGATGGTTCTTGCCCCAGAATCCCGCACCAACCACAGCGACCCTCAATCGGTCAGGCATGCACAGACCCCCGTCCTAGACCTCTATAAATAAACCCTTCTTTTTTCACCATCTCCAGATCTAGAATATTAGCCAAATCAACTATCGCCGCCGGCTTTCTCATACTAACACCAATCTTACCCAAACTTAACCGCTTAAAGCGTGTGTGGCCAACAGCAATTAGTAGGCAATCAGCCCCATGTATTACCCTGGAAAATGTTCTCTCAGCAGGATAACCCATACTTCTCAATTCGCTGAAAGAGTAATGAGGGTCGAAAACGACGACATTTGCGCCCCTCCTATTTAGGAGATCGATTAGATCCGGCACAAGTGTGCCTCTCGCCTCCTTTACGTTAGCACGAAAAGAAACGCCGAGAACCGCAATCTTTGATCTTCTCAAAGACTTTCCGCATGCCGCCAGAGCGTCCTTAACCAGCAGGCATGCATGCTTCACAACCCCCTCATTAACTCTTTGAGCGGCAGAGGCTATTGGAAGCCT
Protein-coding sequences here:
- a CDS encoding ABC transporter permease, whose translation is MRLLGFNYLKIQRILTLTIAITLSSTLFSLTALSLLGFYKGFSLYLGEDENIIALYDRKSRTPFTGLVPLYLAERISVLEGVIAISPETAVPCILNNEQVFLRGVIPEEFTKLNQITIIDGEMLRMDDISAVMLGMNIAEKLDLRAGSSILILGVLKEQYLEMRIKGVFASNSVMDDEVIAPLYVGQWLRGTDYGHVTLIRFKIDRNLISASEIFEMIARETGDTSQPPPASQEPQTPIIIPRIITRFRIEDLGIEEAKNVMKNYMERYGITREALLTLSVMIFILSSSSIFSAAETILQQHKKEVEVIRSVGASKKTLKHDLLAKLLIWAAFGSTAGTAAAITILKVAETISKLQILSHTITFSTDPLIISTSIALTAMIVSISILRADLK
- a CDS encoding ABC transporter ATP-binding protein, with the protein product MIEIMDLWKSYGENVILRGLNLTVREGEFIAVRGKSGVGKTTLLKIIGLLEDPDRGEVKVLGQKANGLSDDEKSKIRLNSIGFVFQFFNLIPSLTVLENIELPLALAGKGKNERRRRAYQLLKHFSLTDLAERFPETLSGGERQRIAIIRALANSPRIILADEPTSSLDDDNSQLVTNLLTDINRTEKVTIILTTTDLYEKLPVHRDYILREGRLAGAF
- a CDS encoding class I SAM-dependent methyltransferase family protein; the encoded protein is MSKNIPEQNRIDRSQKWGIIFAASILFIITIICLAFSRLVDDYLLWLCLEKGTLKIYWQRRPIIWAQIPISPKYPLWIPLLPFAAGLADVLWAHKRISYEIRIRGKRIHHYQIGMASTLVGIILAAVTITSSAPSVIWLDWKRTSVAEILQGLSVIMVTGGILLTLLDAEDLAERMRRIKKGLEKIHNSKRYWKVVISGLRHTSPRQHEKIEKFMEVANWMETKEIIAPKSYDVVGDIAIIRLPDHLREQAGKAAQAIMQLNKHIRTVLLQVGPVSGELRLRKLTPILGENKTETTHKESGCTFKVDLEKCYFSPRLSFERMRVASQVKPGEVIVNMFAGVGCFSIVIGKHSKAEKIYSIDINPDAIRYADENVRLNRLQGIVEVLEGDSKTIIEERLREIADRVLMPLPERAYEYLEYGILALKPQKTGIIHYYDFMHAHKHEDPVEKTVTKISSKLENLGVDFNVAYGRVVRAVGPRWYQVVLDIEINKKH
- a CDS encoding Trm112 family protein, translating into MKKRLMDILACPIDKYYPLELYIFEEKEEIIEGMIVCPKCLRWYPIREEIPEMLPDELREKKEDLPFLKKWREKIPERILLEGKPFNLKGEPAE
- a CDS encoding Gfo/Idh/MocA family oxidoreductase yields the protein MPDRLRVAVVGAGFWGKNHLRVLSELPEAELVAVCDLDEQRAKAAAEKYGIKAYVESMEMYRREHVEAVNLCVWSTRLAEEAMKALRMGKHVLVEKPMASSVREAKKIVEMAKSRNLRLMVGFIERFNPAVRRLKQAIDDGEIGLPVSVTVRRVSRWPERIGDVGVVKDTAIHDIDIVRYIFGEEPIAVFARTGNLRHERFEDYAQIMLAFPNGKSAFIEANWLTPYKVRRLTVTGSEAIISLDYITQEMTIETLGQTLTPRYEWEEPLKIELKHFVQSILEGNETMVTGLDGLKALQIAEAALRSAAKERMIKLA